In the Ursus arctos isolate Adak ecotype North America unplaced genomic scaffold, UrsArc2.0 scaffold_5, whole genome shotgun sequence genome, one interval contains:
- the LOC113261758 gene encoding F-box/LRR-repeat protein 21 isoform X3 has product MDVGEYPLAAVCPLRVNYNLEAFFRMKRNNLSVVNKIVRSSPAMKQPKVGFYSSLNHTHMHTVLLDWGSLPHCVVLRIFQYLPLIDRARASSVCRKWNEVFHIPGLWRKFEFELNQSATSYFKSTHPDLIQQIIKKHATHLQYVSFKVDSSTESAEAACDILSQLVNCSIQTLGLISTAKPSFMNVSKSHFVSALTVVFVNSKSLSSIKIEDTPVDDPSLKILVANNSDTLRLLKMSSCPHVSSDGILCVADRCQGLRELALNYYILSDELLLALSSETHVNLEHLRIDVRVTCASILHTVPHPFSR; this is encoded by the exons ATGGATGTTGGTGAGTACCCCCTGGCAGCAGTGTGTCCGCTCAGAGTGAACTATAACTTGGAAGCCTTCTTTAG AATGAAGAGGAACAATTTATCTGTCGTGAATAAAATTGTCCGGTCTTCACCAGCAATGAAACAACCAAAAGTTGGGTTCTACTCTTCTCTCAACCACACCCATATGCACACTGTCCTTCTAGACTGGGGGAGTTTGCCTCACTGTGTAGTATTACGCATTTTTCAGTATCTTCCTTTAATAGATCGGGCCCGGGCGTCTTCAGTATGTAGGAAATGGAATGAAGTTTTTCATATTCCTGGACTTTGGAGAAAGTTTGAATTTGAACTGAACCAATCAGCGACTTCATATTTTAAGTCTACCCATCCTGATCTCATTCAGCAGATCATTAAAAAGCATGCTACCCATCTCCAGTACGTCAGCTTTAAG GTTGATAGTAGTACTGAGTCAGCAGAAGCTGCCTGCGATATACTTTCTCAGCTGGTAAACTGTTCTATCCAGACCTTGGGCTTGATTTCAACGGCGAAGCCAAGTTTTATGAATGTATCAAAG TCTCATTTTGTGTCGGCACTCACTGTTGTCTTTGTCAACTCAAAATCATTATCATCCATCAAAATTGAAGACACACCAGTGGATGATCCTTCATTGAAAATTCTCGTGGCCAACAATAGTGACACTCTAAGACTCCTAAAAATGAGTAGCTGTCCTCATGTTTCCTCCGATG GAATCCTTTGTGTAGCTGACCGCTGTCAAGGCCTTAGAGAATTGGCATTGAATTATTACATTCTAAGTGATGAACTTCTCCTAGCACTTTCAAGTGAAACTCATGTTAACCTAGAGCATCTTCGAATTGATGTT agagttaCTTGTGCAAGCATTCTCCACACTGTACCACATCCTTTTTCACGGTGA
- the LOC113261758 gene encoding F-box/LRR-repeat protein 21 isoform X2: protein MDVGEYPLAAVCPLRVNYNLEAFFRMKRNNLSVVNKIVRSSPAMKQPKVGFYSSLNHTHMHTVLLDWGSLPHCVVLRIFQYLPLIDRARASSVCRKWNEVFHIPGLWRKFEFELNQSATSYFKSTHPDLIQQIIKKHATHLQYVSFKVDSSTESAEAACDILSQLVNCSIQTLGLISTAKPSFMNVSKSHFVSALTVVFVNSKSLSSIKIEDTPVDDPSLKILVANNSDTLRLLKMSSCPHVSSDGILCVADRCQGLRELALNYYILSDELLLALSSETHVNLEHLRIDVVSENPGQIEFHSIKKQSWDALIKHSPGVNVVMYFFLYEEEFEAFFKEETPVTHLYFGRSVSKAVLGRIGLNCPRLVELVVCANGLQTLDTELICIAEHCKSLTALGLSECEVSCRAFIEFVRLCGKRLTQLSVMEDVLIPDDECSLDKVHTEVSEHLGRMWFPDVLPVW, encoded by the exons ATGGATGTTGGTGAGTACCCCCTGGCAGCAGTGTGTCCGCTCAGAGTGAACTATAACTTGGAAGCCTTCTTTAG AATGAAGAGGAACAATTTATCTGTCGTGAATAAAATTGTCCGGTCTTCACCAGCAATGAAACAACCAAAAGTTGGGTTCTACTCTTCTCTCAACCACACCCATATGCACACTGTCCTTCTAGACTGGGGGAGTTTGCCTCACTGTGTAGTATTACGCATTTTTCAGTATCTTCCTTTAATAGATCGGGCCCGGGCGTCTTCAGTATGTAGGAAATGGAATGAAGTTTTTCATATTCCTGGACTTTGGAGAAAGTTTGAATTTGAACTGAACCAATCAGCGACTTCATATTTTAAGTCTACCCATCCTGATCTCATTCAGCAGATCATTAAAAAGCATGCTACCCATCTCCAGTACGTCAGCTTTAAG GTTGATAGTAGTACTGAGTCAGCAGAAGCTGCCTGCGATATACTTTCTCAGCTGGTAAACTGTTCTATCCAGACCTTGGGCTTGATTTCAACGGCGAAGCCAAGTTTTATGAATGTATCAAAG TCTCATTTTGTGTCGGCACTCACTGTTGTCTTTGTCAACTCAAAATCATTATCATCCATCAAAATTGAAGACACACCAGTGGATGATCCTTCATTGAAAATTCTCGTGGCCAACAATAGTGACACTCTAAGACTCCTAAAAATGAGTAGCTGTCCTCATGTTTCCTCCGATG GAATCCTTTGTGTAGCTGACCGCTGTCAAGGCCTTAGAGAATTGGCATTGAATTATTACATTCTAAGTGATGAACTTCTCCTAGCACTTTCAAGTGAAACTCATGTTAACCTAGAGCATCTTCGAATTGATGTTGTGAGTGAAAATCCTGGACAAATTGAATTtcattctattaaaaaacaaagttgggaTGCACTTATTAAACACTCCCCTGGAGTGAATGTTGTTATGTATTTCTTCTTATATGAAGAAGAATTTGAGGCATTCTTCAAAGAAGAAACCCCTGTTACTCACCTTTATTTTGGTCGCTCAGTAAGCAAAGCAGTTCTAGGACGGATAGGTCTTAACTGTCCACGACTAGTTGAGTTAGTGGTATGTGCTAATGGTCTTCAGACTCTTGATACTGAACTTATTTGTATTGCTGAACACTGTAAAAGCTTAACAGCCTTGGGCCTTAGTGAATGTGAAGTTAGCTGCAGAGCATTCATTGAATTTGTAAGACTGTGTGGGAAAAGACTAACCCAGCTCTCTGTAATGGAAGACGTTTTGATCCCCGATGATGAGTGTAGCCTAGATAAAGTTCATACTGAAGTCTCCGAACACCTGGGAAGAATGTGGTTCCCTGATGTCCTGCCGGTCTGGTAA
- the LOC113261758 gene encoding F-box/LRR-repeat protein 21 isoform X1 translates to MLLCAIRVQMSDGYVENTITKSLNVYRMKRNNLSVVNKIVRSSPAMKQPKVGFYSSLNHTHMHTVLLDWGSLPHCVVLRIFQYLPLIDRARASSVCRKWNEVFHIPGLWRKFEFELNQSATSYFKSTHPDLIQQIIKKHATHLQYVSFKVDSSTESAEAACDILSQLVNCSIQTLGLISTAKPSFMNVSKSHFVSALTVVFVNSKSLSSIKIEDTPVDDPSLKILVANNSDTLRLLKMSSCPHVSSDGILCVADRCQGLRELALNYYILSDELLLALSSETHVNLEHLRIDVVSENPGQIEFHSIKKQSWDALIKHSPGVNVVMYFFLYEEEFEAFFKEETPVTHLYFGRSVSKAVLGRIGLNCPRLVELVVCANGLQTLDTELICIAEHCKSLTALGLSECEVSCRAFIEFVRLCGKRLTQLSVMEDVLIPDDECSLDKVHTEVSEHLGRMWFPDVLPVW, encoded by the exons atgttACTCTGTGCAATTAGAGTACAGATGTCTGATGGATATGTGGAAAATACTATCACAAAATCTCTTAATGTTTACAGAATGAAGAGGAACAATTTATCTGTCGTGAATAAAATTGTCCGGTCTTCACCAGCAATGAAACAACCAAAAGTTGGGTTCTACTCTTCTCTCAACCACACCCATATGCACACTGTCCTTCTAGACTGGGGGAGTTTGCCTCACTGTGTAGTATTACGCATTTTTCAGTATCTTCCTTTAATAGATCGGGCCCGGGCGTCTTCAGTATGTAGGAAATGGAATGAAGTTTTTCATATTCCTGGACTTTGGAGAAAGTTTGAATTTGAACTGAACCAATCAGCGACTTCATATTTTAAGTCTACCCATCCTGATCTCATTCAGCAGATCATTAAAAAGCATGCTACCCATCTCCAGTACGTCAGCTTTAAG GTTGATAGTAGTACTGAGTCAGCAGAAGCTGCCTGCGATATACTTTCTCAGCTGGTAAACTGTTCTATCCAGACCTTGGGCTTGATTTCAACGGCGAAGCCAAGTTTTATGAATGTATCAAAG TCTCATTTTGTGTCGGCACTCACTGTTGTCTTTGTCAACTCAAAATCATTATCATCCATCAAAATTGAAGACACACCAGTGGATGATCCTTCATTGAAAATTCTCGTGGCCAACAATAGTGACACTCTAAGACTCCTAAAAATGAGTAGCTGTCCTCATGTTTCCTCCGATG GAATCCTTTGTGTAGCTGACCGCTGTCAAGGCCTTAGAGAATTGGCATTGAATTATTACATTCTAAGTGATGAACTTCTCCTAGCACTTTCAAGTGAAACTCATGTTAACCTAGAGCATCTTCGAATTGATGTTGTGAGTGAAAATCCTGGACAAATTGAATTtcattctattaaaaaacaaagttgggaTGCACTTATTAAACACTCCCCTGGAGTGAATGTTGTTATGTATTTCTTCTTATATGAAGAAGAATTTGAGGCATTCTTCAAAGAAGAAACCCCTGTTACTCACCTTTATTTTGGTCGCTCAGTAAGCAAAGCAGTTCTAGGACGGATAGGTCTTAACTGTCCACGACTAGTTGAGTTAGTGGTATGTGCTAATGGTCTTCAGACTCTTGATACTGAACTTATTTGTATTGCTGAACACTGTAAAAGCTTAACAGCCTTGGGCCTTAGTGAATGTGAAGTTAGCTGCAGAGCATTCATTGAATTTGTAAGACTGTGTGGGAAAAGACTAACCCAGCTCTCTGTAATGGAAGACGTTTTGATCCCCGATGATGAGTGTAGCCTAGATAAAGTTCATACTGAAGTCTCCGAACACCTGGGAAGAATGTGGTTCCCTGATGTCCTGCCGGTCTGGTAA
- the LECT2 gene encoding leukocyte cell-derived chemotaxin-2, whose product MLSTGVLLFAVLISTALAGPWANICAGKSSNEIRTCDSHGCGQYTAQRNHRPHQGVDVLCSDGATVYAPFTGMIVGQEKPYKNKNAINNGVRISGRGLCIKMFYIKPIKYKGSIKKGEKLGTLLPLQKVYPGIQSHIHIENCDLSDPTVYL is encoded by the exons ATGTTGTCCACAGGAGTCCTCCTTTTTGCTGTCTTGATTTCAACTG CTTTGGCTGGACCATGGGCTAACATCTGTGCTGGCAAGTCTTCCAATGAGATCAGGACATGTGACAGTCACGGCTGTGGTCAGTACACTGCTCAAAG AAATCACAGGCCTCACCAGGGTGTGGATGTCTTGTGCTCTGATGGAGCTACCGTGTATGCACCTTTCACCGGAATGATTGTGGGCCAGGAGAAgccttataaaaacaaaaatgccatTAATAATGGTGTTCGGATATCTGGAAGAG gtttaTGTATTAAAATGTTCTACATTAAGCCAATTAAATATAAAGGTTCTATCAAGAAGGGAGAAAAACTGGGAACTCTACTACCCTTGCAGAAAGTCTATCCAGGCATACAATCCCACATACATATTGAAAACTGTGACTTGAGTGATCCTACTGTGTACCTCTAA